The following are from one region of the Takifugu rubripes chromosome 16, fTakRub1.2, whole genome shotgun sequence genome:
- the lrfn5b gene encoding leucine-rich repeat and fibronectin type-III domain-containing protein 5, with amino-acid sequence MFHLQGTSFWLKGQMESLLVYLIVLCMVVKAHKVQICPKRCICQVLNPNLATLCDKKGLLFVPPNIDRHTVEMRLGDNFVTNIKRKDFANMTKLVDLTLSRNSIGSITPHAFKDLENLRALHLDSNRLTRITNDTFSGMSKLHHLILNNNQLTHIQIGAFNDLTALEELDLSYNNLESAPWVAIQRMSNLHTLNLDHNMLSYIPEGTFSGLQKLKRLDVTSNKLQKLPPDPVFQRAGVLATSGAMGPLSFALSFGGNPLRCNCELLWLRRLRREDDLETCASPQTLAGRYFWTVSEEEFLCEPPLITRHSQELRALEGQSVTLRCKARGDPDPNIHWIAPDGRLMSNSSRAVVHTDGTLDILISTVKDSGVFTCVASNPAGEAQQTVDLTIAKLPHITNNTVEEREPDPGSSDIATVTKTGAEAGGLPLGNAKTGQDKKVVIAEATSTSALVRFNFQRSIPGIRMFQIQYNGSYDDSLVYRMIPPSSKSILVNNLAAGTNYDLCVLAIYDDQVTSLTATRVIGCIHFTTEPQYLRCHFMQSQFLGGTIVVVIGGIIVASVLAFIIFLIVRYRVCNQGDADKALEMGDIRSLSSDGQLQGCGVPKSLSKQVLRPEKNDKDALKVALPPPEPSKQRPAVVAANNKPSVPDCMVSTSAASHSWHPASPGAPRPKRSTAPSNPAEAHRSDAQADVNLDNTNRNNSAEVKKAAALAGPIPGRAAQWTTAPRGLRHHQAPQYYMTVPAGGARVNRRHSINADSYRERCYVAYPKTGASLRSKRSLSMSGDLPQLETASNIHRARDKLSRSEWLLESTL; translated from the exons ATGTTTCATCTGCAAG GTACATCATTCTGGCTGAAAGGCCAAATGGAGTCTCTCCTGGTTTACCTGATAGTCCTCTGTATGGTCGTGAAGGCCCACAAAGTTCAGATCTGCCCAAAACGCTGCATCTGTCAGGTGCTGAACCCCAACTTGGCGACCCTGTGCGACAAAAAGGGGCTGCTATTTGTGCCGCCGAATATCGACAGGCACACGGTGGAGATGCGACTCGGGGATAACTTCGTAACCAATATCAAACGCAAAGATTTTGCCAACATGACCAAGCTGGTTGATCTGACCCTCTCTCGGAACAGCATCGGCTCCATCACGCCTCATGCATTCAAAGACCTGGAGAACCTGCGAGCCCTCCACCTCGATAGCAACCGCCTAACACGCATCACCAACGACACCTTCAGCGGCATGTCCAAGCTGCACCACCTCATCCTCAACAACAACCAACTCACTCATATCCAGATTGGGGCGTTCAATGACCTGACAGCTCTGGAAGAACTGGATTTATCGTACAACAATCTTGAGAGTGCGCCATGGGTGGCCATTCAGAGGATGTCTAATCTCCACACTCTCAATTTGGACCACAACATGCTCAGCTACATTCCAGAGGGAACCTTCTCGGGGCTTCAGAAGCTCAAAAGGCTGGATGTGACTTCCAACAAGCTGCAGAAGCTACCTCCCGACCCTGTTTTCCAAAGAGCCGGAGTCTTGGCCACTTCTGGGGCGATGGGACCTTTATCTTTTGCGCTGAGCTTCGGAGGGAACCCGCTGAGGTGTAACTGTGAGCTGCTCTGGCTGCGGCGGTTGAGGAGGGAGGATGACCTGGAGACCTGTGCCTCGCCACAAACCCTCGCTGGCCGATATTTCTGGACCGTTTCAGAAGAAGAGTTCCTGTGTGAACCTCCTCtcatcacaagacactctcag GAACTGCGAGCTTTGGAGGGTCAGAGCGTGACTCTGCGCTGTAAGGCCAGGGGCGATCCCGATCCCAACATCCACTGGATCGCCCCTGACGGTCGCCTTatgtccaactcctccagggcTGTGGTTCACACAGACGGCACGCTGGACATTCTTATCAGCACTGTGAAGGACTCAG GTGTCTTCACCTGCGTGGCCTCCAACCCGGCAGGCGAGGCTCAACAGACGGTGGATCTGACCATCGCCAAGCTCCCTCATATCACCAACAACACAGTTGAAGAGAGGGAGCCTGACCCTGGATCGTCAGATATCGCCACCGTGACCAAGACGGGGGCAGAGGCGGGCGGTCTGCCTCTGGGAAACGCAAAGACGGGCCAGGATAAGAAAGTAGTGATTGCCGAAGCCACATCTACCTCGGCCCTGGTCAGGTTTAATTTCCAGAGGAGTATTCCAGGAATTCGCATGTTCCAGATCCAGTATAATGGCTCTTATGACGATTCTCTGGTTTACAG AATGATACCCCCGAGCAGCAAGAGCATTTTGGTAAACAATTTGGCAGCCGGCACGAACTACGACCTGTGTGTGCTGGCCATCTACGATGACCAGGTGACCTCGCTGACCGCCACCAGGGTGATTGGCTGCATCCACTTCACCACGGAGCCGCAGTACCTGAGGTGCCATTTTATGCAGTCCCAGTTTCTTGGCGGCACCATCGTGGTCGTCATTGGCGGGATCATTGTGGCGTCGGTGCTCGCTTTTATCATTTTCCTCATTGTGCGCTACCGGGTGTGTAACCAAGGAGACGCCGATAAG GCCCTAGAAATGGGGGATATTCGGTCACTGAGCAGTGACGGCCAGCTACAAGGCTGCGGGGTTCCTAAATCTCTCTCCAAGCAAGTCCTTCGTCCAGAAAAGAACGACAAGGACGCCCTCAAAGTTGCCCTCCCACCTCCGGAACCAAGCAAGCAGAGGCCGGCGGTTGTTGCAGCCAACAACAAACCGTCTGTGCCAGATTGCATGGTGTCTACCTCCGCCGCCAGCCACAGCTGGCACCCGGCCTCCCCCGGTGCTCCAAGGCCTAAACGCTCCACTGCTCCATCCAATCCCGCAGAGGCTCATCGATCAGACGCCCAGGCGGATGTAAACCTTGACAACACGAACCGGAATAACTCTGCAGAGGTTAAAAAGGCCGCCGCGCTGGCCGGGCCCATCCCCGGTCGAGCCGCCCAATGGACTACAGCTCCGAGGGGTCTGCGGCACCACCAAGCCCCCCAGTATTACATGACTGTGCCTGCAGGAGGTGCGAGGGTGAACCGCAGGCACTCCATTAACGCAGACTCATACAGGGAGCGCTGCTACGTGGCCTACCCAAAAACCGGGGCCAGCCTGCGCTCTAAAAGGAGTCTGTCGATGAGCGGAGATTTGCCGCAGCTCGAGACCGCATCAAATATTCACCGGGCCAGGGACAAGCTTTCCAGGTCTGAGTGGCTTTTGGAGAGCACTTTATGA
- the LOC115252910 gene encoding sterile alpha motif domain-containing protein 15-like — MEFLQWSCHDVAEWIESLGFAKYIACFTDNLINGRKLIHINCSNMPRLGITDFKDMKVISAHVRKLLGITATPWNHSIADPPQDARTLFLEKKSRTGKWADRLTYQQSLDGIHHGAGA; from the exons ATGGAGTTCTTGCAGTGGAGCTGTCATGATGTTGCAGAATGGATCGAGTCTTTGGGATTTGCAAAATACATT GCATGTTTCACGGACAACCTCATCAATGGAAGAAAGCTCATTCATATTAACTGTTCCAATATGCCAAGACTTGGAATCACAGATTTTAAAGATATGAAG GTCATCTCCGCCCACGTGCGCAAGTTACTGGGAATCACAGCCACCCCGTGGAATCACAGCATTGCCGACCCTCCGCAGGACGCTCGGACCCTGTTCTTGGAGAAAAAGAGTCGGACAGGTAAGTGGGCAGACCGCCTCACCTACCAGCAGTCCCTGGATGGCATCCATCACGGAGCGGGAGCCTGA